A window from Aquiluna borgnonia encodes these proteins:
- a CDS encoding Atu2307/SP_0267 family LLM class monooxygenase — protein MNPESIRFGLDTFGDMSLDDSGNPKSAGQVIRDVVEQAKLADELGLDSFNIGEHHRDDFAVSSPDTVLAGIATVTKNIKLGSGVTVLSSEDPVRVYQAFATIDALSGGRAEITAGRGSFIESFPLFGYELNNYSELFEEKLELLVELLKEKPVTWSGTMRAALNNQEVYPKTESGAMPLRVGVGGSPDSVIRAARLGIPMALAIIGGDPARFAPFRKLYSEALEKFGREQLPVSIHSPGHLADTDEQAVEEQWPHYQEMFGRIGRERGWGPTTKMHFISEVNGGSMYVGSPETVARKIVHAIQSVGANRFDFKYANGPMPHSKLMHSIELYATKVVPRVRELLAQG, from the coding sequence ATGAATCCCGAATCAATTCGTTTTGGCCTTGATACCTTCGGCGATATGTCACTGGATGACAGCGGCAATCCAAAGTCAGCCGGGCAGGTCATTAGAGATGTGGTTGAGCAAGCCAAGCTGGCGGATGAACTCGGCCTCGACAGCTTCAACATCGGCGAACACCACCGCGATGACTTTGCAGTTTCCTCCCCGGACACCGTCTTGGCTGGAATCGCTACCGTAACCAAAAACATCAAACTCGGATCCGGCGTGACGGTCTTGTCCTCTGAGGATCCGGTTCGGGTGTACCAGGCCTTCGCAACCATCGACGCGCTGTCCGGCGGTAGGGCTGAGATCACCGCGGGACGCGGTTCCTTCATCGAGTCCTTCCCGCTCTTTGGCTATGAACTAAATAACTACTCAGAGCTCTTCGAGGAGAAGCTCGAGTTGTTGGTGGAACTACTCAAGGAAAAGCCGGTCACCTGGTCCGGCACCATGCGCGCGGCACTTAACAACCAGGAGGTTTACCCCAAGACTGAGTCGGGAGCCATGCCGCTGCGCGTTGGCGTTGGCGGATCACCAGACTCGGTGATCCGAGCTGCCCGCCTCGGGATTCCAATGGCACTTGCAATCATCGGTGGCGACCCGGCGAGGTTTGCGCCATTTCGCAAGCTGTATTCGGAGGCCCTGGAGAAGTTTGGCCGTGAGCAGTTACCAGTTTCGATCCACTCCCCGGGTCACCTTGCAGATACTGACGAGCAGGCAGTCGAAGAGCAGTGGCCGCACTACCAGGAGATGTTCGGCCGGATCGGCCGGGAGCGCGGTTGGGGTCCGACCACCAAGATGCACTTCATCTCCGAGGTCAACGGTGGGTCGATGTATGTCGGTTCACCGGAGACCGTTGCCAGAAAGATCGTGCACGCAATTCAGAGCGTCGGTGCCAATCGTTTCGACTTCAAATACGCCAACGGGCCGATGCCGCACTCCAAGTTGATGCACTCTATTGAGCTCTACGCAACCAAGGTGGTGCCCAGGGTTAGAGAGCTTTTAGCTCAGGGCTAG
- a CDS encoding ABC transporter substrate-binding protein: MLNKIAGHQVDRRLLLKGAAAGGLGIAGATMLAGCAPGSSGPISFGARTVDESPTIQLKGLVDAYIAKTGNEVTYNATESNAFQNNLSQYLQGTPDDCFQWMAGYRMQFFAEQGLLVDLSDVWNEIGDQYNESYKIAATGLDGKQYFVPQSWYPWGLHFRKSTMAEIGMNPEDLYNWDDFMGALGELKAKGLIGLASADKGGWEAMGTFDILNARINGYQFHVDLLAGREKWTDDRVKEVFRHWEMLLPYMNTNVLDLEWDGAMQLLLQKQAGFFFNGSWFGANFLEQSQEDYDDLWIVPFPEINPDYARDTIDAPIDGFCVAKNGANNEGGKDLAKFAGDMEGVQAMLDTGIPMTSANNGQDRSSYDAFQTQQLAVMNEAKYITQFLDRDTRPDFAGPIVGPAFQSWFKDPSSTDSILESLQSQWDALPAL; the protein is encoded by the coding sequence ATGTTGAACAAAATCGCCGGTCACCAGGTTGACCGTCGTCTGCTTCTCAAAGGCGCTGCAGCTGGTGGCCTAGGTATTGCAGGCGCCACAATGCTGGCTGGTTGCGCCCCAGGGTCATCCGGTCCAATTTCCTTCGGTGCTCGCACCGTTGACGAGTCTCCAACCATCCAGCTAAAGGGATTGGTTGACGCCTACATTGCCAAGACTGGCAACGAGGTTACCTACAACGCAACTGAGTCAAACGCCTTCCAGAACAACCTCTCGCAGTACCTTCAGGGAACTCCTGACGACTGCTTCCAGTGGATGGCCGGCTACCGCATGCAGTTCTTCGCAGAGCAGGGACTACTCGTAGACCTCTCTGACGTCTGGAACGAGATCGGTGACCAGTACAACGAGTCCTACAAGATTGCAGCAACCGGTCTTGACGGCAAGCAGTACTTCGTGCCACAGAGCTGGTACCCATGGGGTCTGCACTTCCGCAAGTCCACCATGGCTGAGATCGGCATGAACCCAGAAGACCTATACAACTGGGATGACTTCATGGGTGCTCTCGGTGAGTTGAAGGCAAAGGGCCTAATCGGTCTAGCCTCAGCTGACAAGGGTGGCTGGGAAGCAATGGGAACCTTCGACATCCTGAACGCCCGCATCAACGGCTACCAGTTCCACGTTGACCTGCTTGCAGGCCGCGAGAAGTGGACCGATGACCGAGTCAAGGAAGTCTTCCGTCACTGGGAGATGCTGCTGCCATACATGAACACCAACGTGCTTGACCTGGAGTGGGACGGCGCAATGCAGCTGCTGCTTCAGAAGCAGGCTGGATTCTTCTTCAACGGTTCATGGTTCGGCGCAAACTTCCTAGAGCAGAGCCAGGAAGACTACGACGACCTATGGATCGTGCCATTCCCAGAGATCAACCCTGACTACGCTCGCGACACCATCGATGCTCCTATCGACGGCTTCTGCGTAGCGAAGAACGGTGCGAACAATGAGGGCGGCAAGGACCTAGCCAAGTTTGCCGGAGACATGGAGGGTGTTCAGGCCATGCTTGACACCGGTATCCCAATGACCTCCGCTAACAACGGTCAGGACCGCTCCAGCTACGACGCCTTCCAGACTCAGCAGCTTGCTGTTATGAACGAGGCCAAGTACATCACCCAGTTCCTAGACCGCGACACCCGCCCTGACTTTGCCGGCCCAATTGTTGGACCTGCATTCCAGAGCTGGTTCAAGGACCCATCCTCAACCGACTCGATCCTTGAGTCGCTGCAGTCGCAGTGGGATGCTCTACCTGCTCTTTAA
- a CDS encoding carbohydrate ABC transporter permease, producing MAATETTKSRRRRTFSGRDKVTLGFFIGVPTFIHIALVWFPALATIFLSFTYWTGIHISDIQWAGLANYENIFFETPRFWEAVRVNVIWLAWFALIATPLGILLAYQIDREIRGHTFYQSAYYLPVVLSLAVIGIIWNFLLRPDGFVNGLMGLPISEAISFFGDDRYNLWVILVMASWRHIGYIMLLYLAGLKAIDMTLREAAAIDGATEWETFKKVIFPAMGPVNIIVIVITIIESLRAFDMVYIIYGGRGGLPILGVLVFENIAGEGASMKGAAYAVILFLLSIVPIIAYLQQQFKEDVR from the coding sequence ATGGCGGCGACGGAGACAACTAAGTCACGTCGCCGCCGTACCTTTTCTGGCAGGGACAAGGTAACCCTCGGATTCTTCATCGGAGTCCCAACCTTCATTCACATCGCGCTGGTTTGGTTTCCGGCGCTCGCCACCATTTTTCTCTCTTTCACCTACTGGACAGGTATCCACATCTCGGATATCCAGTGGGCCGGGTTGGCAAACTACGAAAACATCTTTTTTGAAACCCCCAGGTTCTGGGAGGCCGTTCGAGTCAACGTAATTTGGTTGGCTTGGTTCGCATTGATCGCCACCCCGCTGGGCATCTTGCTGGCCTATCAAATTGACCGCGAGATCCGCGGCCACACTTTTTACCAGTCCGCCTACTACCTGCCGGTTGTCCTTTCACTAGCGGTAATCGGAATCATCTGGAACTTCCTGCTTCGCCCCGACGGTTTTGTGAACGGGCTAATGGGGTTGCCCATTTCGGAGGCAATTTCCTTCTTTGGCGATGACCGCTACAACCTCTGGGTGATCTTGGTCATGGCTTCCTGGCGCCACATCGGCTACATCATGCTGCTTTACTTAGCTGGCCTAAAGGCAATTGACATGACGCTGCGCGAGGCAGCCGCGATTGACGGTGCGACTGAGTGGGAAACCTTCAAGAAAGTAATTTTCCCTGCGATGGGACCTGTCAACATCATCGTGATCGTGATCACCATCATCGAGTCCCTCAGGGCCTTCGACATGGTTTACATCATCTACGGTGGGCGCGGTGGTTTGCCCATTCTGGGAGTGCTGGTCTTTGAAAACATTGCCGGAGAGGGAGCCTCCATGAAGGGTGCTGCCTACGCGGTAATTTTGTTCTTGCTTTCGATTGTCCCGATCATCGCTTACCTCCAGCAGCAGTTCAAGGAGGATGTCCGATGA
- a CDS encoding carbohydrate ABC transporter permease produces the protein MTSVVKDKKTKNSQIIKDRIISVFIGIFALVWLFPIVWTLFSSLRPYKDIRANGLLSWPSELNFDNYVDAIERMDLARYFYNTAIITIPAVFLTLFFGSLLAFVVTRYSFKFNVAMLLLFTAGNMLPAQLVFIPVFKMYLAIGDLVGDRRILYDSPWGVVLIHVAFQMGFATFVLSSYMKTIPKEISESAMVDGASVFTHFFRVMLPLLRPPLASLGVLMTTWIYNDFFWALVLMSTDSKRPITSALGRLQGEFVTDYNLLAAGAMIAAVPTLLVFFVLRKQFVSGLTLGATKG, from the coding sequence ATGACCTCGGTTGTGAAAGACAAGAAGACCAAGAACTCGCAAATCATCAAAGATCGCATCATCTCGGTCTTCATTGGAATCTTTGCTCTGGTTTGGCTCTTCCCGATCGTCTGGACGCTGTTTTCCTCGCTTCGCCCCTACAAGGACATTCGTGCCAACGGCCTACTGTCTTGGCCGAGCGAACTGAACTTCGACAACTACGTTGACGCTATTGAGCGCATGGACTTGGCGCGCTACTTCTACAACACCGCGATCATCACCATTCCGGCAGTCTTCCTCACCCTGTTCTTCGGTTCTCTGCTGGCCTTTGTGGTGACCAGATATTCATTCAAATTCAACGTTGCGATGCTGCTGCTCTTCACAGCCGGAAACATGCTCCCCGCCCAGCTGGTGTTTATCCCGGTATTCAAGATGTATTTGGCCATCGGTGATTTGGTTGGCGATCGCAGGATCTTGTATGACTCCCCGTGGGGCGTGGTGTTGATTCACGTTGCCTTCCAGATGGGCTTTGCCACCTTCGTCCTCAGCTCCTACATGAAGACGATTCCAAAAGAGATTTCAGAGTCGGCAATGGTTGACGGGGCTTCCGTGTTCACCCACTTCTTCCGAGTCATGCTGCCGCTACTTAGACCGCCGCTGGCTTCGCTCGGTGTGCTGATGACCACCTGGATCTACAACGACTTCTTCTGGGCGCTGGTTCTTATGTCCACCGACAGCAAGCGACCAATCACCTCGGCACTTGGTCGACTGCAGGGTGAGTTCGTAACCGACTACAACCTGCTGGCAGCTGGAGCCATGATTGCAGCCGTTCCAACGCTTTTGGTTTTCTTTGTGCTGCGCAAGCAGTTTGTCTCGGGTCTGACCCTGGGCGCCACCAAGGGCTAA
- a CDS encoding cytochrome P450 translates to MLSFQDPEFVQDPYPALKELRSHQRPIWSEELGVFLAATYSDANAVLRNRSLGRIFEPKAPAEQWDTFNWLHADSILDSEPPKHTRLRSLVMKAFNPKRIEQMRPDVERITNQLLDDAREKLAGGSFDLIADFAEPLPVRVIASMLGFPAQEEHLLRPWSQAIVKMYEVSPSEEDKLAAQRASSEFADYVHSLMVERKQHPGTDLISELAAVEEDGEKLNAHELIATCVLLLNAGHEASVNGFGNGFVAALNTPEQMHLLLTQPEELAATAVDEFLRFDAPLHLFERTATQTTEVGGVVIEQGQKIAALLGSANRDESVFRDAESLDLKRDPNPHIGFGAGIHFCIGAPLARMEMTTALPMVMRRFPNIELVSEPKRRQTFVLRGYEAVLVSA, encoded by the coding sequence ATGCTTAGTTTCCAAGATCCAGAGTTCGTTCAAGATCCCTACCCGGCGCTCAAAGAGCTGCGCTCACACCAAAGACCGATTTGGAGTGAAGAGCTGGGAGTCTTCCTAGCCGCCACCTACTCGGATGCGAATGCGGTGCTGCGAAACCGCTCGTTGGGACGAATCTTTGAACCCAAGGCTCCGGCCGAACAGTGGGATACCTTTAACTGGTTGCACGCGGACTCAATTTTGGACTCCGAGCCTCCCAAGCACACTCGGCTTCGCTCACTGGTTATGAAGGCGTTCAACCCAAAGCGCATCGAGCAGATGCGGCCGGATGTTGAGCGCATCACAAACCAGCTGCTCGATGATGCTCGAGAGAAACTTGCCGGTGGGTCTTTTGACCTGATCGCAGATTTTGCCGAACCGCTTCCGGTTAGAGTCATTGCTTCAATGCTCGGGTTTCCCGCCCAGGAGGAACACCTGCTGAGACCTTGGTCGCAAGCGATTGTCAAGATGTATGAGGTTTCACCCAGTGAGGAAGACAAGTTAGCGGCCCAGCGGGCCTCGAGCGAATTTGCTGACTATGTCCACAGCCTCATGGTCGAGAGAAAACAGCACCCTGGAACGGATCTGATTTCTGAACTGGCCGCAGTCGAGGAAGACGGCGAAAAGCTCAACGCTCACGAGCTGATTGCAACCTGCGTACTGCTTCTCAATGCCGGGCACGAGGCAAGCGTGAATGGATTCGGTAATGGCTTTGTGGCGGCGCTAAACACCCCCGAGCAAATGCACTTGCTGCTCACGCAGCCTGAGGAACTCGCCGCCACCGCAGTGGATGAATTCTTAAGGTTCGATGCCCCGCTGCACCTGTTTGAAAGAACCGCGACCCAAACCACTGAAGTCGGCGGCGTGGTGATTGAGCAGGGGCAGAAGATTGCGGCACTACTGGGGAGTGCGAATCGAGATGAGAGCGTCTTTAGAGATGCTGAGTCGCTCGATCTAAAAAGAGATCCAAACCCTCACATCGGTTTCGGAGCCGGCATCCACTTCTGCATTGGAGCGCCTCTGGCTCGAATGGAAATGACCACCGCACTACCCATGGTGATGCGAAGGTTTCCAAACATTGAATTGGTTAGCGAGCCAAAGCGACGCCAAACCTTTGTGTTGCGAGGCTACGAAGCGGTTTTGGTGAGCGCTTAG
- a CDS encoding nitroreductase, producing the protein MPENLTAEQWRSFVASRRTTRDFLPTPVPQELIDQLLTDAMTAPSWSNTRPYLVAVASGQARDRISTELLNRWDSAAKALAGGLWGKIKIFITRYGLPQSDYKVNRKYPAELKPRSARVGAELYGLLGIARDDHEARRAQWGRNYEFFGAPVSLFIFTHRGLGEYSVSDAGLMMQNLMLSAHAHGLGTCAQGATALWAKPIRDEFNIPKDYNLLCGIALGYPSDDKVNTFKADRLPIEKIKLLPKNA; encoded by the coding sequence GTGCCCGAAAACCTCACCGCCGAGCAGTGGCGTAGCTTTGTAGCCTCTCGCAGGACCACTCGAGACTTCCTTCCAACGCCGGTTCCTCAGGAGCTAATCGATCAACTTTTGACCGACGCCATGACGGCCCCTTCCTGGTCTAACACTCGACCCTATCTGGTTGCGGTTGCCTCGGGTCAGGCCAGAGATCGAATCTCAACAGAGCTCCTAAACCGCTGGGACAGCGCCGCTAAGGCGCTGGCCGGAGGACTCTGGGGCAAGATCAAAATCTTTATCACCAGGTACGGGCTGCCGCAGAGCGATTACAAGGTCAACCGAAAATACCCGGCGGAACTCAAGCCGAGAAGCGCGAGGGTTGGAGCAGAGCTCTACGGTCTGTTGGGAATTGCAAGAGATGACCATGAGGCTAGAAGAGCCCAGTGGGGGAGGAACTACGAATTTTTCGGAGCCCCGGTGTCACTGTTTATTTTCACCCACCGCGGCCTGGGGGAATACTCGGTATCGGATGCCGGACTAATGATGCAGAACCTTATGCTCTCTGCCCACGCTCACGGACTCGGCACCTGTGCCCAGGGTGCAACTGCTCTGTGGGCCAAGCCAATTCGAGATGAATTCAACATCCCCAAGGATTACAACCTGCTATGTGGGATTGCGTTGGGCTACCCCTCCGATGACAAGGTCAATACCTTCAAAGCTGACCGCCTCCCCATAGAAAAAATCAAACTGCTTCCAAAAAATGCTTAG
- a CDS encoding pseudouridine-5'-phosphate glycosidase, translating to MIKIHSDVQDALNSNRPVVALESTIISHGLPRPRNHEAALEFEQILRDKGVVPATIAVINGVPNIGLDEAALDVIANQDIAKASVRDLPILAAKGLSGATTVAATAFLAAKAGIRVFATGGLGGVHRGANETFDESADLTIVSQVPVAVVSAGVKSVLDIAATLERLETLSVPVIGYKTNIFPSFWLEKSDFTLEYQADSAEEIARIMQARSSQGGIVVANPVPTEKAWEKQEHDRVLATAFAAAEAAGVRGKDVTPFLLQYIVEASGGKSLEVNLDLARNNVSVAADIATAWCRL from the coding sequence GTGATCAAAATCCACTCCGATGTTCAAGATGCCTTGAACAGCAACCGTCCCGTTGTAGCGCTGGAATCCACCATCATCTCCCACGGACTGCCAAGGCCTCGAAACCACGAGGCAGCGCTTGAATTCGAGCAGATTCTGAGGGACAAGGGCGTGGTTCCGGCAACCATTGCCGTGATCAACGGCGTTCCAAACATTGGTTTGGACGAAGCCGCCCTGGATGTAATTGCAAACCAAGACATAGCCAAGGCGTCGGTCCGCGATTTGCCCATTCTCGCTGCCAAGGGTCTTTCCGGGGCAACCACGGTTGCCGCCACAGCATTTTTGGCTGCCAAGGCCGGGATTCGAGTCTTCGCCACCGGCGGACTGGGCGGTGTGCACCGCGGAGCAAATGAAACCTTTGACGAGTCGGCAGACTTGACCATCGTTTCTCAGGTTCCGGTGGCAGTGGTTAGCGCCGGAGTAAAGAGCGTGCTAGACATTGCGGCAACGCTGGAGCGCTTGGAAACCTTGAGTGTCCCAGTCATCGGATACAAAACCAACATCTTCCCAAGTTTCTGGTTGGAAAAATCAGACTTCACACTCGAGTACCAGGCGGATTCCGCTGAGGAAATTGCCCGAATCATGCAGGCACGCTCAAGCCAGGGCGGCATCGTGGTTGCTAATCCAGTGCCAACTGAAAAGGCCTGGGAAAAGCAAGAGCATGACCGGGTGCTGGCAACCGCCTTTGCTGCTGCCGAGGCTGCTGGAGTAAGGGGTAAGGATGTCACGCCGTTCCTACTTCAGTACATCGTCGAAGCCTCGGGCGGCAAGAGCCTCGAGGTGAATCTCGATTTGGCACGAAACAACGTTTCGGTGGCTGCCGATATCGCAACCGCGTGGTGCCGACTCTAA
- a CDS encoding carbohydrate kinase family protein, with the protein MPKVLVIGDVIDDILVRPVGLIRNDTDTTSEITSAPGGSGANFACWLASLGVETHFVGRVGQADLERHSESLAAFGVIPHLQSDSIHQTGKIVVLVEGQTRSFLTDRGANKYLDLNQIDLEWFGDALYISGYSVLDQAAKDLKSLFERARPGLVVCDPGSAGYIADHSVLEFLNRLEGVDLVTPSLEEGRILTAESAPSVIAGLLARRFPMVALTLGSVGVQLSQGEETELVEAIPADIVDATGAGDAFAAKLLEQILGGNSLSTSAQAAVRFAAKAVTVVGGRPTSN; encoded by the coding sequence ATGCCAAAGGTGCTGGTCATTGGCGATGTGATTGATGACATTTTGGTTCGCCCGGTTGGGCTGATTCGAAATGACACCGACACCACAAGTGAGATAACCAGTGCTCCCGGGGGTTCGGGGGCTAACTTTGCCTGCTGGCTTGCAAGCCTGGGTGTTGAGACTCACTTCGTTGGCAGGGTTGGGCAAGCGGATCTGGAGCGGCACTCTGAATCTCTCGCTGCCTTTGGTGTGATCCCTCACCTGCAATCGGATTCGATTCACCAAACCGGCAAGATTGTGGTTTTGGTCGAGGGTCAAACCAGGTCGTTTCTAACCGATCGCGGAGCCAATAAATACCTTGACCTAAACCAAATTGACCTTGAGTGGTTTGGTGATGCGCTTTACATTTCCGGTTATTCCGTTTTGGATCAGGCGGCCAAAGATCTCAAGAGTCTGTTTGAGAGAGCAAGGCCTGGGCTGGTGGTTTGTGACCCGGGATCCGCCGGCTACATTGCCGACCACTCGGTACTGGAATTTCTAAACAGACTCGAAGGCGTGGACCTTGTAACGCCCTCGCTGGAAGAGGGCAGAATTCTCACGGCCGAGTCAGCACCATCGGTCATCGCGGGTTTGCTGGCAAGGAGATTCCCGATGGTCGCTTTGACTCTTGGTTCAGTTGGTGTTCAGCTGTCGCAAGGTGAGGAGACCGAATTGGTCGAGGCGATCCCAGCAGACATAGTTGACGCCACTGGCGCAGGCGACGCCTTTGCGGCGAAGTTGTTGGAGCAGATTCTTGGAGGCAACAGCCTGAGCACATCCGCCCAAGCAGCTGTTAGGTTTGCCGCCAAAGCGGTCACGGTTGTTGGCGGTAGGCCAACCTCTAACTAG
- the deoC gene encoding deoxyribose-phosphate aldolase, with product MTYRGFSREQIASYIDHTVLKPAASAKDIEKAVEVALEANVAAVCFRPSDLTLAKQLLGDSALGLATVVGFPHGTNETAVKAFETKLAVAQGATEIDMVIHYGHLIEGLDAQVQGDIAAVVEAAQGALVKVILETSELTHDQIVRACELSRAAGAHYVKTSTGFASGGATPEIVKLMATTVPELGVKASGGIRTLDQLIDMVEAGATRVGASGTAAILQEFDAKSN from the coding sequence ATGACCTACCGAGGCTTTTCCCGCGAACAAATCGCAAGCTACATCGACCACACCGTGCTAAAACCCGCGGCCTCCGCAAAGGATATTGAAAAGGCGGTAGAAGTTGCCTTGGAGGCCAACGTGGCGGCAGTTTGCTTTAGGCCCTCAGACCTGACCCTCGCCAAGCAGCTCCTGGGCGATTCCGCACTGGGGCTGGCAACTGTGGTGGGGTTCCCACACGGAACCAATGAGACTGCCGTAAAGGCTTTTGAGACCAAACTTGCCGTGGCTCAAGGGGCCACCGAAATCGACATGGTCATCCACTACGGTCACCTGATCGAAGGTCTCGATGCTCAGGTTCAAGGCGACATAGCCGCCGTTGTGGAAGCTGCCCAGGGCGCGCTGGTGAAGGTGATCCTGGAGACTTCAGAGCTCACGCATGACCAAATTGTCAGAGCTTGCGAATTGTCCAGGGCAGCCGGTGCTCACTACGTGAAGACCTCCACCGGGTTTGCCTCCGGCGGAGCCACCCCTGAGATCGTCAAGCTCATGGCCACAACCGTCCCAGAGCTCGGGGTCAAAGCTTCGGGCGGCATCAGGACTTTGGATCAGCTAATCGACATGGTTGAGGCTGGCGCCACCAGGGTTGGTGCCTCTGGAACCGCGGCCATCCTGCAGGAGTTTGACGCTAAGTCAAACTAG
- a CDS encoding SDR family NAD(P)-dependent oxidoreductase, protein MNPHAIITGASSGLGLASANALAEKGYDLTLIARGAQRLINVSDSLRSQYPNLQIREVVLDISNLDTVREFANHVNQPVDVLMNNAGLMGPDFSLSIEGIESQMATNHIGHFLLTALLWGRLNEARDPRVISLSSVVHRKGKINTASIEEIRGSNPASYNRWQRYADSKLACLYFARELDLRARLTGSKVKSIAAHPGWARTGLQANFPHPLDPMAQDAQTGARSQILAAVDANLKSGDFIGPKFELWGDPKNIRGSRRSRNLQISAALWKTSEDLTGIRFLPDSTPKPSF, encoded by the coding sequence GTGAATCCCCACGCAATCATTACCGGTGCCAGCTCTGGCCTTGGTTTGGCCTCGGCCAACGCTCTGGCTGAGAAGGGCTATGACCTGACTCTGATTGCCCGCGGGGCGCAGCGCCTTATAAACGTGTCGGATTCGCTGAGGTCGCAATACCCCAACCTGCAAATTCGCGAGGTGGTGCTAGACATCTCAAACCTTGACACCGTGCGTGAATTTGCCAACCACGTGAATCAACCAGTGGATGTTCTCATGAATAACGCCGGGCTGATGGGACCAGATTTTTCGCTTTCCATCGAGGGCATCGAATCCCAGATGGCCACCAACCACATCGGGCACTTCCTGCTCACCGCCCTGCTCTGGGGAAGGCTCAATGAGGCTAGAGACCCAAGGGTGATTTCTCTGAGCTCGGTGGTGCACCGAAAAGGCAAAATCAATACCGCCAGCATCGAAGAAATCCGAGGCTCTAACCCTGCCAGCTACAACCGTTGGCAGCGCTACGCGGACAGCAAGCTCGCTTGCCTGTATTTCGCCAGGGAACTAGATCTGCGGGCTAGGCTCACCGGCTCAAAGGTGAAGTCCATAGCTGCTCACCCCGGCTGGGCCAGAACCGGTCTGCAGGCAAACTTCCCCCACCCACTTGATCCCATGGCGCAAGATGCTCAGACCGGTGCTAGGTCCCAAATCCTGGCGGCGGTGGATGCGAATCTGAAATCTGGAGATTTCATCGGTCCCAAATTTGAACTCTGGGGCGACCCAAAAAACATCCGAGGGTCTCGACGCAGTAGAAACTTACAAATCTCTGCGGCGCTGTGGAAAACCAGTGAGGATCTCACGGGAATAAGGTTTCTGCCGGATTCCACCCCCAAGCCCAGCTTCTAG